In one Streptomyces sp. NBC_01288 genomic region, the following are encoded:
- a CDS encoding thiamine pyrophosphate-binding protein translates to MTHDHDLELRPTAAQTEAALNPPPGRNGGDLVVETLAGLGATTVFGLPGQHALGMFDALRRSDLRYIGLRVENNAGFAADAYGRITGEAAPLLLSTGPGALTSLAALQEARAASAPVLAISSQIPTAGLGGGRHGYLHELPDQSASFRGVVKSVHTVRAQSQIPSAIAEAWKSALTAPHGPVWVEIPQDVLLAPTLLPVVTAVDATPEDVLPRPELTAVAADLLSRAARPAIIAGGGVVRSDASKKLRQLAEKLRAPVVTTPGGKGAFPWTHPLSLQSWLEDRHTTDFLEDADVVLVVGSGLGELSSNYHTFKPRGRVIQIEADLGKLESNHPALGIHADAWHGLQALLETVTERADPTAEGRVAELLGRVRERIAAQELTLEQGVLESVRRALPANSPSFWDMTILAYWAWSAFDAKGPNHLHSAQGAGGLGYGFPAALGAAAADPTRPVLAVSGDGGALYSIAELATAKQYDLNVTWLIVDDGGYGILREYMTDTFGEATATELTRPDYVALAESFGVRGVRTSPEALEEDLAKSLAAPGPSVVVLPAVLRMFAATHLG, encoded by the coding sequence GTGACCCACGACCACGACCTGGAACTCCGCCCGACGGCGGCTCAGACGGAGGCCGCGCTGAATCCTCCCCCCGGCCGCAACGGCGGTGACCTGGTCGTGGAGACCCTGGCGGGCCTCGGCGCAACGACGGTGTTCGGCCTGCCGGGCCAGCACGCGCTCGGCATGTTCGACGCGCTGCGCCGTTCCGACCTGCGCTACATCGGCCTACGGGTGGAGAACAACGCCGGGTTCGCGGCGGACGCGTACGGCCGGATCACGGGCGAGGCGGCACCGCTGCTGCTGTCCACGGGCCCGGGCGCGCTGACGTCGCTGGCGGCGCTCCAGGAGGCGAGGGCGGCCTCGGCTCCCGTCCTGGCGATCAGCAGCCAGATCCCGACGGCGGGCCTGGGCGGTGGCAGGCATGGGTATTTGCATGAACTGCCCGACCAGTCGGCCTCGTTCAGGGGTGTGGTGAAGTCCGTCCACACGGTCCGCGCCCAGTCACAGATCCCGTCCGCGATCGCGGAGGCATGGAAGTCGGCGCTCACGGCTCCGCACGGCCCGGTGTGGGTGGAGATCCCCCAGGACGTGCTGCTGGCTCCGACCCTCCTCCCGGTGGTGACGGCGGTGGACGCGACACCGGAGGACGTCCTGCCACGCCCCGAACTGACCGCCGTGGCAGCCGACTTGCTGTCGCGCGCGGCCCGCCCGGCGATCATCGCGGGCGGGGGAGTGGTCCGTTCGGACGCGTCGAAGAAGCTGCGGCAGCTCGCGGAGAAACTCCGGGCCCCGGTGGTGACGACGCCGGGCGGCAAGGGCGCGTTCCCGTGGACGCACCCCTTGTCCCTCCAGTCCTGGCTGGAGGACCGCCATACGACGGACTTCCTGGAGGACGCGGACGTAGTACTGGTGGTGGGCTCGGGCCTCGGCGAACTCTCCTCGAACTACCACACGTTCAAACCGCGAGGCCGGGTCATCCAAATCGAGGCGGACCTCGGCAAGTTGGAGTCGAACCACCCGGCGCTGGGCATCCACGCGGACGCGTGGCACGGGTTGCAGGCGCTGCTGGAGACGGTGACGGAGCGGGCGGATCCGACGGCGGAGGGGCGGGTGGCCGAGCTGCTCGGCCGCGTGCGGGAGCGGATCGCCGCACAGGAACTGACCCTGGAACAGGGCGTGTTGGAGTCCGTCCGCAGGGCCCTACCGGCCAACTCCCCCTCTTTCTGGGACATGACGATCCTCGCGTACTGGGCCTGGTCGGCCTTCGATGCGAAGGGCCCCAACCACCTCCACTCCGCCCAGGGCGCCGGCGGCCTCGGCTACGGCTTCCCCGCGGCGCTCGGCGCGGCCGCCGCGGACCCGACGCGTCCGGTGCTGGCGGTGTCGGGGGACGGCGGCGCGCTGTACTCCATCGCGGAGTTGGCCACGGCCAAGCAGTACGACCTGAACGTCACCTGGCTCATCGTCGACGACGGCGGCTACGGCATCCTCCGCGAGTACATGACGGACACGTTCGGGGAGGCGACGGCGACGGAGCTGACCCGCCCGGATTACGTGGCGTTGGCGGAGTCGTTCGGGGTGCGGGGGGTGCGGACCTCACCGGAGGCGCTGGAGGAGGACCTCGCGAAGTCTCTTGCGGCGCCCGGGCCTTCGGTGGTCGTACTCCCTGCCGTGC